Part of the Nicotiana sylvestris chromosome 5, ASM39365v2, whole genome shotgun sequence genome is shown below.
TTGACCCCcttaattttggatttttaacGCTTCGTACGAGTACTTTTTATGTTATACGGAGTTGCGGACTAGCAATTACTAAACAAACTAATTGATGTGTAGTTGTAGGAATTTTAATCAAGTCTTAAAAAGATTGTATTCTATGTAAATTCCTCTTTTCAAAAGGATTGTCCCAGTTCAACTTCGGATGTTAAATCTGTCTTGCTTTATTGTTTAAGACTATTTTGCAACTAGGAGTAAGAGAAAAATACATCTGTTTTTTTTTTCCCCAAAATTATTTACTTGGTGCCATTTTCCTGTAAAGTGGAGAGCGTTTAAGCTGAACATTGAGAGATTTGGTTAATTTGACCTATCAAACATTGGTTACTTCGACCTATCAAACACCAATCCTTTTCTCCTCCCGGGTCTGGAAAATTGTCAAAAACTTTTAGATTCAACGAAGATTAGTCAAATAAACCGTTCCTGATGACACATATGAACTGCATACCCATGTTGCAGCCATTTCATAGACAAATTCATTTAGAGGGCTTTTTATTTCGTTTCTTGGCATTCTTCACAAGAGCATCACaaatctccttttttcttttggagGCAGCACTGATATTAGGATTTGTAACAGCTAGATTGACCGAGTTACTGTTGTCACCTTTGCTTGTAATCTTGCCCTGAACTTCTAATGCATCCTTGACGAAAAATTTTAGCCTCCACAATGTCAATTCACTCTGCAGAAACCACAAAAAGAACTTTTTAAAATATGCAAGAGCCGTATATAAGATTCTTGAAAAGGGGATATGATTAAAGTCTCGTGAAAACCTGAGCATCAATGTCAAGTTCCACCTCTTCTGCCGAGGCTGGAAATAGTGGATTATTTTGCGCTACTATCTCCAGCGCCTTACTAAGATCTTCAGGAGATAACTTCGTGAGAGCTATTCCTAGATTTCTCTTCTCCTCTATTGATATTTTTCTGAAGTTGCCATACACGAGGGAAAAAACAAAATGTTAAACTTGGCCACACAAGGAAACCAGTGTACAGAAAAAGATTTGAGCATGAAGAGAGCACTCCAGATGAATTGTGCCTAAAGACGAAATGTCTTTCTTTCCATTTTGGAGGTTATGTAGAACAGACATCCAGCACCAAACATCTCATGAATTCAAGATAGAGAGACAGATAAGTTGGTAAGATCAACCCAATGCTAATAAAAAAGAGATGCTAGAACCTTTCTACTGACCAAGAAAAAGACAACGAAAAGGTGAATTTAAACCAACATTCAAATTGGAAGAGGGGTTCACTCTTTACCAGAAAGTTAAGTTAGCAATTGGCCTCAAAGATGAAACAGTACTCAAACAAGATAAAAAGAATCAATCAGAATCCCATCTCAACAAGTCATTCAAGCTGTTGATCTGCAAATTCTGTTGCCAGCCCAAAACTACCTATTGTAAGTTCAGCACCAAGAGAAACATATCCAAGTTGACCGAGGAGAACTATATCATGTGCAGTCAGAAACAATCAGTTGGCACAAGAAGATTAACCTAAGCCCAATTCACAAATTAATACGAATTTATCAGTGTCAGCTTTAAACGAGATTCAAACAATTGTTGTACTTCACATCTCCCAGGAAGTTTCCACGAAAGTACTAGTGGAGCAACAAAGGCGAAAAGGAACCTGCACTAGAGAAGCCCCTGGCATCAAAGGATCAGTTTAGATGGCTAAAGAAGGAAAGATTATTGATAATACTGCAAGGGAGACGATTGCCATGCTTGCCTTGGTTTTGGCCACGCATAATAGGCTGGCCAGGCTTGTATGGTTTCGAAATTAATGAGGAATGCACTTATCATAAAATTACTGCATCTATTTCCATCTGTCAATTTCAGGAGCTTCTATACTTGCATACCCAGAAAAGTTCAAGATTTCAAATGAAATTCAAATTTAGTTAGTCCAGAATATAAGCAACTTGGCCCACTGGATAGCAAACAAGTCAAGGTGACCGTGTCTCACTCATACTGGATATATCTGGGAAAAATTAACCATTTTTTCTAAAATGAGACAGGTATACCTCTTATTGGTTTCCAAGTTTGGGAATCTCATGTTCTAACTGAGTACTTGTTACGTAGCTACTCCCAATGGAGTTTTATAACAAACTATACTGGATCTTCAGCTTAAAGACTTTTACCAATATTTTTCCTCTGCGTGATGCTATCACCGATGGCAGGGTGAGGTGTTGAGAACTATGGCTGGCTCAAGGGACTCTTATCCAGAACATAAGACTGTTATCTGTTTCCGGAATCATCGATTCAGTTTGCCCCTGATAGTAACCTTGCTCACACTAGCTTTTAGCAGTAAATTTTAGATGTAGCCTTGTACTCATGCAACTCATCTACTTTCAATGATGAGGTAACTCAATGCTTATCTTCATTGTTGAAAGGCTAAATACCTAGATAGCCCCTTAAAGTTGGCACTTGTCACTTAAACACTTCGACTTAATTACTGACCATCTGAATATTTTTGCGCGACAAAAGCGTGTTTTGTGAACACCTGTGTCCATAAGACCAAGCAAGTGAAACACCCTTGCGGTGACGCGTCTAATGAACCAATCATTGACTGCTACATGTAACTTTTTAAGGAAAAAGGAATACAACAttgaaaagaaaacagaaaatagTTCCCCCCTTCCCTTCCCCCACCCCATTCTAATCTACACTCCCCAATTAGGATGCTGAATTGAGGGTTAATTTTTTTCGTAAATGCAATTTTTAATGCATAAAGAAGAAGACAAATACAAACATCTACCAGGGGATAAATGTCTGCAAGCTGCTAGTCTAAAATGCAGGTTTTGAATATGAAATTAGTGAATCCTTCAAAGATGTATGGTTGTACGAGTTTCCAGAGCACTTCTTTCTCATTTCACATCCCCTGCACTCACCCCACTGCCAGCTTCTTTTCAGTTTTTCTGGCAGCTTCTTCTCATaaaagtgaggaagaagaaggttCTCATTGAAGGAGGAAGGAGGTGGTTGAAATTGCCTTGATCACAAAATTTGTAGGGAATTCACAAAGCTTGAGGCATGTCAAAGacactgtccttaaggataatTTTACCCGGTTTGGGTGTATCCCCgggattcaacaagctcttctagAATAAAACTAGGAGCAGAAACTAACAAAGATTCATTCTTGGTAGAAAATCTAGCAGAAGGAAAGGAAAGTATATTTTCTGTATACCTCACAAAAGGAAAGaatgtgcatatatatatatagagagagaggtGAATGGAATCAAGTGGTTATAATGAGTGAGTAACGGTCTAACGGTTACAAATATGGAATAATGACCCATTATTGTATGAAATATTTTATAACAAATAATTTGTATAACTTTGAATTCAATTTTGTCAAAATGAATCTGATTGTTGAATGCCAATATAATTATGAGATTTAAACATTATTCTCTTGACAAAATCAACTGACTAATTAATAGTCCTAACGGTATTGACGTTTCCGTAATGTTTCAAAACGTCACATCCATGGCTTTTATTATGTTGGTAtttcttattattttgaaaaGCCTTAATGGCTTCCACAATTTCTCATCATGGAAAAAGTGAACTTTTcttctcattttcttttattatgctgggttttcttttgtttaatctttGTTGTTTCTAGTCCTAGTTTATACTAGAAGAGCTTGTTCAATCCTTACGAAAACGCTTAATTTTATTCATCACTGTGTGGGTGAAATATCTTGTCCTTGACACCCCTCAAGCTAACTTTTATTCTCCATAACGAATTTTTTACCACAGaaatgacccccccccccccaaaaaaaaaaaaaaagaacgaatAATTCTAAGTTATTCACGCACTCAAATGTAAGTGAAAAGCACATATTTTTCCATGTCAGCATGAGGTTTTTATTACATATATTTCTGTCGGGAAGAGGTGTTTAATTGGACACTCACAAAGTTAAAGTGTCTACTTGACAAATCGTGCTAACTACAAGGGGCTATCTAggtatttggcctatttggcatgtATGGGAACATGAGTTGGCTTAAGttgaaattttcaaaaataagaGCCACTTAATCAGTTTGTATTAAATAGAAGAGACACCTAATCATGAAATGATAATTCGAAATTATATGCAAGAAACCTTCTACCAGGTTTTCTTTTTAGGGTCTGCCATATGTAACAAGATTAATTGTTGAAGCTATCATTCCAGACAAAACCTCAAATCCTGGGAAAGAAGTCAGGAGGCAGCAATccttaaaaagagaaaacaaatagaGCAGATAAAAGGTAGCAATTATAGATTTGAATCTGAGTCATTGAGCCAAACCTGCATCTTGTGACCACCATCTCTCTGAGTTCCTCCAAGTGTGTATCAACTTCATAAAGCTGTGACAAAGTTGGGTAATTTCAGACTCGAAAATTCATAGGCCAGATCAAGCTcaaaagagagatagaggaaatCGTTATGAATTTTCAAAGCTTAAAGCAAGATTTGAGGGAATTACTGAACCATCACTAGTTTTGAGCCAAAGTTAAGCTTCAAGAGTAGGTTTCTTTTACCTCGTTGCACAGATCCCTCGCCAATTTGGCATGAGCGGCCTCCTGAGCAAGCTGCATATTCAATTGAACTTCTGCTTCCTCCTCTTCTCGTCTTTTTTCCTGAAAATAAATGGATAGAGTTAAGAGATGATCATGCAACATTTACAGATAAGAATTTGGAATATTGCAATACAAAGATCATGATATTACGAAATTAAAGGGAGGCATAACAAAGAACTAATGTCCAAAGTAATAGTTACCTCCTCAGTAACTTTTGGCAGAAGTTGCAACCATTTCTCCTCAAATTTTTCCAATAATGTTTTCGCCATTCGATGAACATCACTCTTTTCATCATTGTACTTCATTGCATTCTTGAACACCAGTCTAACATCAGCAAAAATCTCTCTGACATGCTTATACCCGGCACCATCCCTGGCCTCCATTTGGTTCTTTATTGTACTGAAGTCCATGGGCCTATCAATAATCTGAAAGGCAGAAAATCAATTCAACTGCATTGTAAACCTTAAAAAGAAATGTAATTATTGCCATAAATGGATCCAGAAATTATAGAGACATGTACAAAAAGCAGGTAAGATAAGTTAGAACCATGTCCGAGACTTCCAAGAGAAATTCCCCCATCCCCAGCATTAAATTTAAAGCTTTGCCTAGCAAAGtaagcacaacaacaacaacaacaacaacaataaaaatataCCCAGTATGATCCCACAAGTAGGGAATGAAGAGGGTGGGgtatacgcaaaccttaccccctATCTTTGTAAggtaaagaggttgtttccgatagacccatATTGTAGAAAGAATCAAAAAGGCTTTTAACTTATGTGGGTAAGAACATtaactgagaaattcatattgtAGAAAAGAATCAAAAAGGCTTTTAAgcttaaaaaaaaaacagaaccAGAAAGTTTTACCTCATAATAGTCATGCAACCCAAGTCCTTCAACATCAACTGGCTGCATAAAAGGCCAAGCCCATTTGTGCTGAGTGATCTGGCACAATAAAGAACAGAAACATACTATTAGTATGAGGTATCAATCAAGACCTCAAAAGTTATCGATAGAATGGGAACTGCAGATATTAAGTATTGCCTGGCGCAAAATTGTGCCAAACTGGCGCATAAGCTCCTGCATCCTCTTAGCCGCAGCGGCCTCTCCACGTGATGCTTCTAGTTGTAGCTTCTTAAAGCCAGGAACATGTTTCTCCTTATCTTTGTACTTCCCTGAAGAAGTATTCTTTGAAGTGTTTGGTTGCTTTATGCTTGCGTTCAAGTAGAACTTCTCAACTTCATTCACTCTTTGTTCAAGCTGAAAGTTGCAGCAACTAGCAGTTAACACTTAACTCACAAAAAATATTATGGAAAGTGTTTTTATACAAGAAGCTAAAGTTATTGATGCACCATTGGATGATCTAAAGCTGCAGGGATTCTAAGCAAAACTTAAATAGTAGCAGTGGCAGAATTATTATCTGCTAATGATTTTCAGTAGACACGGTTGTCAAAAGAATGAACTAGAGAATTCATGAAAGCCAAAGTTTTGCAAATATTGGAGGTAATTAGAAGTTTGTAAAGGCATGTTTTTTACTAAGAACATTACAGAGGGATCATGGGCTATGACTTCTAGATAAGTACCATTTATGTGCACCAACAACAAGAACTGTTGTAAAAAGCAGCTTATTGTTCTCACTTACTATTTTTTTACTTTGTGTCCTTTCCATAAAATAAAGCTTTGAATTGATTCTATTGTGTTAGTAACTTATAGAACCCACATAACAAGCCTTGGAAGAGGTCTTGATGTCAAACCATATTCAATAAACTTATTTTTAAATGCCTAGTCATTTAAGACTCCCTTTGATAAAAATAAACACCTTCAAAGGCTCTTCAAGCTTACATAACTTTATACATCATAAATATGACACTCCATCAATACATAATAGAGTATGAATGACTCTGAAATTCTAGCAAATTCGTGAGCTGTAAGTTATCCCACATCGATTGTGGGATGTGGAATTGATCTCCTTATATGGTCTTAGGCAATCCTCACCTCATAAGCTATCTTTTGGGGTCGAGTTAGGGCCCGAGGTCCATTTTCTTTACATGGTTGATGAGCTGAGAATTTTACTCAGAGTCAATACATTCCCTGCTACCACGCCCAAAGAATATCTCAGCAGGAGGCATAATAGTGGACAGACAAGGAGAAATGAAAGTAAGCAACAATGTCTCAGGTAccacaaacaaataaacaaaagagTAAAAGACACTGAATATCATGATTACTTATCCTACGTAGAAAACAGGAAGAAATAGAGAGATATGAGAATCGCAAAAGATAGAGGTTCTCACTTTTGTTCAAGAAATGATATGTACCTTATCGACTTTCATGACTAGCTCGTCAACACTGCATCTAA
Proteins encoded:
- the LOC104246382 gene encoding transcription factor GTE6-like — protein: MEGVDASNLDLEKVGPQGNVAEVDGFRCSVDELVMKVDKLEQRVNEVEKFYLNASIKQPNTSKNTSSGKYKDKEKHVPGFKKLQLEASRGEAAAAKRMQELMRQFGTILRQITQHKWAWPFMQPVDVEGLGLHDYYEIIDRPMDFSTIKNQMEARDGAGYKHVREIFADVRLVFKNAMKYNDEKSDVHRMAKTLLEKFEEKWLQLLPKVTEEEKRREEEEAEVQLNMQLAQEAAHAKLARDLCNELYEVDTHLEELREMVVTRCRKISIEEKRNLGIALTKLSPEDLSKALEIVAQNNPLFPASAEEVELDIDAQSELTLWRLKFFVKDALEVQGKITSKGDNSNSVNLAVTNPNISAASKRKKEICDALVKNAKKRNKKPSK